A segment of the Tachysurus vachellii isolate PV-2020 chromosome 18, HZAU_Pvac_v1, whole genome shotgun sequence genome:
gtctcactctctccagcAGAGGCCGAGTGTCTGAGCTATGAAAGAGAAGATGTGTGTGTCCTCCAGGATGGCCTTGGCGGTGGGTTTTCCGGCTCCGTGCCCAGAGCGCGTGTCCACTCGGACCAGGAGCGGttgtttctgattggctctGCGGCCCACGCCGTACTGCAGCGTCGCCGTATACTTCAGTGTGTGTAGAGGAACCACACGGTCATCGTGATCTGCTGTCAGGAGCAGAATGGCTGGAAAGGGAGGACCTTCAGAATCCACAGATGGGAGGTTATGGAGGGGTgagtacctacacacacacacacacacacacacacacacacacacacacacaatacatcatCACAATCCtaattattaatgaacaacaataatgacatcataaaccgataatagatataaaaatacagtcataTGCCCAAGTTTTATAACATACTAGTAACTCATCCACACTTTAAAACACTGTCGTATCTCCTGTGGGGCTCTGGATTTTGTATCATATTTACAGTTCATGTTTATAATTAGCTATTTAACTAATATGACATTCTTTTGAACATTtgataacattattattttctacCTGTAACTGGTGTTTATTATCTCTGTGTAGACAGAAACTCTATCATCAGAGttattaaagacaaaaacactcCAGTTTATTCACTTTACTGACATGAAAAAGCGACTATTTTAATTTACTCTTAGTTTTTTATGCTCATATAAGCTGTAATCACTCTGCCACCTACTGGCCATAATCTGTAACTACAACAAATAATCGATGAAACAATAAATTCCTTATACaatacaattaatttaaatacacacacacacacacacacacacacacacacacatatatataaaagaaacaaattctTCTCATTATAAATATGagattgtgtttatatttaattccgTACTTGATGAGCCATTTGAACTGCTCAGGGTCGTCTGCACAGCCGTAGTCGGTGGTCCAGGCGTGACCAATGGTGAACTTGTGAAACTTCAGCATGTCCATGACTCCAACCTCAGCCACAGCACAGCCGAACAGATCAGGACGCTGGTTCACACAAGCAGCTGGTGGAACATGAGATGATGAAACTTTATTAAGAGGTGAGAGTGTAGAAGGGGAACAGGAGAGATGTAcagatataataaaacaaaccaacaaacaaagaaacaaacaaataaataagtcagaTTTGACTCATTTACTGCAGgtgctaaataaatgttatgttgttttgtgtgtttatataaatgactTCATTTAGTTTATTTCTATCTAAAAGTGTGGAACTGTGGAAGGAGTCAAATTAATAATTGAgtgtaaatgaataataaagaagttgttaaatatttgttcatttttatttattaacctttAAATgaagcgtgtgtgcgtgtgcgtgtgtgcgtgtgagtgagtgtatgtgcgtgtgtgagtgtatgtgtgtgtgtgtgtgtgagtgagtgtgtgtaagtgtgtgtgcgtgtgtgtgtgtttgtgtgagtgtatgtgtttgtgtgagtgtgtttgtttgtctgtgcatgtgtgtgtgtgcgtatatgtgtgtgagtgtgtgtatgtgtttgtgtgtgtatgtgtttgtgtgtgtgtttgtgtgtctgtgcatgtgtgtgcgtgtgtgtgtgtatatgtatatgtgtgagtgtgtgtatgtatgtatatgtgtgtgtgtgtgtgtgtgttacagaccCACGAGCAGTCCCCCATTGGACGCTCCGTTGATGGCGATGCGGTTCTCTGTGGTGAACTTCTGCTGGATCAGAAACTCAGCCGCACACTGAAAGTCATCGAAACAATTCTGCTTATTGGCCAAGTTTCccgctgtaacacacacacacacacacacacacacacacacacacaaaacatgtatttttgcattattaatttttcagtcactttttcactttgtcaagatatttatttatgcaataaACTTAAAAGTAGtagatttttaataataataataataataataataataataataacaataataaatatagctgcaagcagcgatgtcgggccctcgcacgtttttttatcgctatacggtgccttccagaaaacaatgcacggtgggcaagtgcatcaagtgggtaaatatcagtggactattttatgttgttactgacccatttggggactgtaggtaaatgaaaccccacattttagacaaatgggggcgctagtgagccacttaagagacacacctttgtctgacctttttgtccacacttaacagccgacaaatgtgatgtatgtgtcaaatttcaagttaatctaagcacaccaaaagccttaaatatgcctgaaataaaagtaaactttgacaggatgccatggcaacagtgtttgagatatcaaaaatccgtatCTGTAATATCTCTgcatcatggtggccaagtctggtctcaattgcatgaatcctctaggaggagtatttaaaagtttaccgcatgcagctgacaaaaaatccacctttgtgactgacacacttcctggggcctgttggtggcgctataccagggactcacaataagcacatcgatgcgatcggaatccttggccgaacatacacaccgcgtgtcatcacaataagacatttttttgctttagatattagacatttcctgtttctctgaattcgccataacttagtcgcctcgccatggcagcaccgttcgagatatcaaaaatcccttcacaATTTAGCAAGtacaatgtctcggcatcatgttcaccacttttggtgtcaatcgctgAGATCTATATGTgcaccaactctcgtacatgtgcgtacacaattgcccgatctgtgcaccaatgtttgtttttgcattacagggggcgctacagagcccccctgccacgcccgtattccagccttttCTAAAAGCagggggtgtgtaaacttttgcttTGCGGTAAATCTGGGTCTCTTGTCAGACTGTAGGTGGCGCTGTGACACCAggtattaaaacaaacactgaagaAACGCAGGACTGATTATTAAAGATTATTAAAGAAACTTAGAGATTTGTACAAAAAATTTAGATTTGAACATGATAAAGTTTTCATATTAACACGTAAAGATCAACACGTGATCAACACGTGATTAACACGTGATTAACCAACGTTTCAACTGGTCGAATTCCAACAGCAGTAATTATTAAGTATTAAATAAGTATTAAGTATATTTTCTAAAGTAAATAtgagattttaacatttaaagtgaTTGTAAttgataataaatgtaaacagatataaataataaaataataaatgatgtgtgtttgattcTCTCCACGTTGTCGTGCTCTGTGTTCTGAGACCTCACTGTCACATGGTGTTGATGTGAACTgatctgttgtgttttgtgttgtttctctGAAACTCAGATTAAATCTGCAGCAGGTTTGAGTTCGAGTGAATCACtggttgggaaaaaaaacagtaacaaaaaaaacaaaacgcttCAGTCAGATGATCAGATCATtcaaatcagacacacacacacacacacacacacacacacacacacacacacacgcacacactcacacacacacacgcacacactcacacacactcagtcacgtTAAATGAAATGCTTCAGTGCTTTAGAGAACATTCCAATGTTCTGATCTGTTTACTAACATTGTGGTATGTTTTATGGCTCTTGTGTGAGCGTGAagcgtctgtgtttgtgtgagtgtctgtgtttgtgtgtgtgtctgtgtttgtgtgagtgtctgtgtttgtgtgtctgtgtttgtgtgagtgtctgtgtttgtgtgtgtctgtgtttgtgtgagtgtctgtgtttgtgtgtgtgtctgtgtttgtgtgtgtctgtgtttgtgtgagtgtctgtgtttgtgtgtctgtgtttgtgtgagtgtgtgtctgtgtttgtgtgtgtctgtgtttgtgtgtgtgtctgtgtttgtgtgtgtgcctgtgtttgtgtgagtgtctgtgtttgtgtgtgtgtctgtgtttgtgtgtgtctgtgtttgtgtgagtgtttgtgtgtgtctgtgtttgtgtgagtgtctgtgtttgtgtgagtgactgtgtttgtgtgtgtctgtgtttgtgtgtgtctgtgtttgtgtgtgtctgtgtttgtgtgagtgtctgtgtttgtgtgtgtctgtgtttgtgtgagtgtctgtgtttgtgtgtctgtgtttgtgtgagtgtgtgtctgtgtttgtgtgtgtgtctgtgtttgtgtgtgtctgtgtttgtgtgtgtgtctgtgtttgtgtgtgtgcctgtgtttgtgtgagtgtctgtgtttgtgtgtgtgtgtgtgtgtgtgtgtgtgagtctgtgtccaTGTCCTTATTTCAGGTGAGTAAagatcttcaggacagaaacacatcaTGACTGATGGAGCAGCAGAGCTTCTGGGTTCTGGTACCTTTGTGCCACGTCTGACCGTATTCTCCTCCTCCTCGAATGTTTGCCACAGCCAGAATCCCACCAAGGTGTCTGACGAAGAGCAGGTTAGCtgtgctgcacacacacacccacacacacacacacacaattaaataaGGCTGTTactatataattattatgtgcAGCTAATCTCTCTATTCTAATCAGTAAATTAATTGTTATAATTCTTAATTATAATTATctgtttatcacacacacacacacacacacacacacacacacacacacacacacacacacacacacagacagatgtgttAGTGTACAATACACACTTGTAGTAGGGTTGAATGGAGTTCTCGAAGCCTCCGTATCCGTACAGAAATACAGGGTGTGAACCGTCCTTCTGTAAACCCCGAGCGTGAACCAGGAACATCGGGATCTTTGTGCCATCTTTACTAGGATAGAAaacctgcaaaacacacacacacacacacacacacacacacacacacacacatttttattactcCTTCATAAATTCagtgaataataaaatagaactgGATTATGACTAAAACATCATTATCATAAttctaattataaataaaatcacatcaatCCTCCAAAGACAAGaattttaacaggggtgtgtgtgtgtgtgtgtgtgtgtgtacctgggtGGTCTGATAATCAGAGAACTGCACGCCCTTCACCTCCACCTGTCTGAACACTGTGGGCTCTGCCTCTGGTTTACTCAGGTCATAGTGGTAGAtgattcctacacacacacacacacacacacacagattatataACACACTGTATGCGAGAGGCCTGTGCATGTATAGAGTTATATTAAGGAGATTTAACCTCACTGTGTACGTATGTAAGCAAAGATCCTTACAAAttctaattcatttaaaaacaaaaataaaaacgaggaggaggaggatgatgaaggTGTCTTGCACTGTACCAGGTGTGGTGAAGGAGGTGAATTTGTAGAAGAAGTCGGTGTGTTTCTTCTTGCAGCTGATCCCCACCACCGTGCCCACGTCTAGAGGCAGCTCACGAACCCAGCGGCCGCTCGCGAGCTCATACAGGTGCAGCGTGTCCTTCACGTCATGTAAGTAATTTAGAAGCAGGAAGTTCTGATTCACACATTCCACAAAACCTACAGGAAAATCAACACAACACTGAAATCAGAACTGAACATTCAGGATATCAGGATAAGAGGATTAGTGACAGGTAAAGACAGATTAGTGGTGCATGATGCACGACTGGTGTGAAAATCTCTTTCATGGTTAATTTGGAGGTGGAGTtgattatttgttgttgttgttatttattagcTCCACCCCCATTTCCACCCATGATCACAAAGCTCCACCCCCAAAACTTCGAGCCCTATCCCTATAGGCTGTTAGAACTTTTCTTTATAGAACACAATGAGTCATGAGGATTTGAAGGGGTTTGGGGGCGTGTCaataaaatgattgacaggagaaaaaataaataaataaaaacttacaaTGCGGATTAATGAGGTTTAATGATTCAATGTTCCactttttgtaataaataaaagtaaagacTTTTTCCTTCATGTTTCTATACAATCTTTAATATCTGACGCCATGACGTGAGGCCATGATGCCATAACAGAAGCTGTGTCTCACTACAGAGACAAACACGCTGCCATGCTGCACTTTATAACACTGATATTATCCCCAAAGCCACCAGTGTTCAGTTCACagatcacttcctgtttatcatCCTGAGAAACACAGAGCAGTGAAAGTCATGAGTCCAGACTGTGGTCAGATCTTCTGATAAAAAATCAGCAGGCCTGAAAAACTACAGGGAaaggaggaagtgtgtgtgtgtgtgtgcgtgtgtgtgtgtgtgcgtgtgtgtgtgcgtgtgtgtgtgcgtgtgtttgggAAATTGCTGAAATCTTCTAGGAACTCCagagtttctttctctttgtgttttgCTCTGTCACTTTTTTCTCCTGActctctgtctatgtgtctgtatgtatctcttttcctctgtgtgtacgtgtgcgtgtgtgtgtgtgtgtgtgtgtgtgtgtgtgtgtgtgtgtgtgtgtgagcgtgcgatTGCTGTCCAAGGCTGCAGgttttgttgtgtagtgttgtaaaGTGTTGTGTAGCATTGcgctgtgttgtgtagtgttgtgatatgtagtgttgtgtactgttgtgtatcattgtgtagtgttgtgtgctgtgatatgtagtgttgtgtagcattatgttgtactgtgttgtgttgtgatatgtagtgttgtgtagcattgtgttgtgctgtgttgtgttgtgatatgtagtgttgtgtagcattgcgctgtgttgtgtagtgttgtgatatgtagtgttgtgtactgttgtgtatcattgtgtagtgttgtgtgctgtgatatgtagtgttgtgtactgttgtgtagcgttgtgttgtgctgtgttgtgataTGTACTGTTGTGTAGCATTatgttgtactgtgttgtgttgtgatatgtagtgttgtgtagcatTGTGTCGTGTTGTgatatgtagtgttgtgtagcattgtgttgtgctgtgttgtgttgtgatatgtagtgttgtgtagcattgcgctgtgttgtgtagtgttgtgatatgtagtgttgtgtactgttgtgtagcattgtgttgtgttgtgatatgtagtgttgtgtagcattgtgttgtgatatgtagtgttttgtagcattgtgttgtgctgtgttgtgatatgtagtgttgtgtactgttgtgtagcattgtgttgtgttgtgatatgtagtgttgtgtagcattgtgttgtgctgtgttgtgatatgtagtgttgtgtagcattgtgttgtgctgtgttgtgatatgtagtgttgtgtactgttgtgtagcattgtgttgtgttgtgatatgtagtgttgtgtagcattgtgttgtgctgtgttgtgatatgtagtgttgtgtagcattgtgttgtgctgtgttgtgttgtgatatgtagtgttgtgtagcattgtgttgtgttgtgttgtgatatgtagtgttgtgtagcattgtgttgtgctgtgttgtgatatgtagtgttgtgtagcattgtgttgtgctgtgttgtgttgtgatatgtagtgttgtgtagcattgttttgtgctgtgttgatatgtagtgttgtgtagcattgtgttgtgctgtgttgtgatatgtagtgttgtgtagcattgtgttgtgctgtgttgtgatatgtagtgttgtgtagcattgtgttgtgctgtgttgtgatatgtagtgttgtgtagcattgtgttgtgctgtgttgtgatatgtagtgttgtgtagcattgcactgtgttgtgtagtgttcagtACCCAGGACATCTTTGTCATGTTCAGGTATCAGTGTGctccagttctctctctctggtttctGCAGGTCGATGTTGATGACGCAGTAACGCGGAGCTTCCAGGTTGGTTTGGAAGGTGAACACAGTGCCCTCATTGGTGACGTAGGAGTACTGCGCCTCGAACGTATCCACCAGCTTCACCCACGGCAACAAACCTGCACACGATGAAGACACAGGTGTGAATTTTACAGCTGTCTctgtacacacacctcacacacacacacacacacacacacaaacacacacaaacacacacacaaacacacacaaacacccacccacacacaaacacacacaaaaacacacaaacacaaacacacacatacacacacacagacacacaaacacacacacaaatacatacacaaacacacacacataaacacacacacaaacataaacacacacacaaacataaacacacacacacaaatacacacacacacaaacacacacacataaacacacacacaaacgcacaaacacacatagacacgGAGACACACACCTGAGATGCCATTGGGTAGCTGGTGTAAGTCACAGTACCACAACTGGTTTACAGGCTCACAACCTTCAGTGATGGACAAGATGGCGTAACGTCCATCATCTGATAtctggatggagagagagagacgaattattattgtttttaattgattttggTGCAATTCTATTGTAATAGTATATTGATAATGGAcatttggagtgtgtgtgtgtgtgtgtgtgtgtgtgtttatttgtagtTGGTTTATTCCCAGTTTATTCACTGTTATTAAACTCATTTAAACTTTAGCTCATGTTGATATAATATAGAATTATAAATGTGGCGTAATAAAGCAGGGTGATTAAAGGTTGATGTCACATGATCAACCTGCTAATTCTGGTCTTTCAGTatagttgtgtgtaaatgtgtgtgtacacagactGAGGTCATGTGACTGTGCTGTTTCTCTCACAGTGACGCTGCTGCACCATTTCGGATGCTCTGGGAACTCGGCCACCAACACATCCTCTGATTGGCTGGTGCCGATCACATGATAGTAGAGTTTCTGGTTCAGGTTAGTGGTCGTTTCGGTGCCTGCCGtgaaataatgatgatgatgatgttgttctTTAGgcataaaaaagagaaacacagacacacacacacacacacacaacgttacCATCAGCCTTGCCCTGTTGCAGGGGGTAGCAGTTGTAAAAGATGCCCCTGGCGTCGTGGCTCCAGGCGAGGCAGCTGAACTTCACTCTCTCCAGAACATCAGGAAGTTGAGTGACATCATCAGCCTTCATAAACTTCACCGTCACCCAATCAGAACCGGCGCTGCTCAGACCATACGCAAAATACTCACACTCCTCCGACAGACGacccactacacacacacacacacacacacacaacattaatTCATTAGCAATGataaggagaaaagaagagaagagaaagacagtgaggaatgagacagagagaggtgagacagagagagtgtgtgtgtgtgtgtgtgtgtgtgtgtgtgtgtgtgtgtgtgtgtgtgtggttgagagCCCACTTTTTAGAGCCACAGTTCCATCCTCAGACAGCTTGTTGGGATCAAAGAAAACAGAAGCCGGACTGTTTAGAGAGTCCTGTACGTACAACACGTCCTGATTCTGCAGACCTTTGTTATGGAAGTAAAAATACCTGCAAGGTgacgagagacagacagatttattattaattactgttagagagaataaagagaagctggtgaggGAGCGACTGCTTAGAACCTCTATAACATGAGGAACATCAAGAACGAACAACATTGCTGTAGTGTAACAAACATATCAGACtgctgtagtaataataataataataataagaagaagaagaagaaactttACTTAtataattctgtgtgtgtcagattgtgtgtgtgtgtcagattgtgtgtgtgtgtcagattgtgtgtgtgtgtgtcagattgtgtgtgtgtgtcagattgtgtgtgtatgtgtcagattgtgtgtgtatgtgtcagattgtgtgtgtgtgtgtcagattgtgtgtgtgtgtgtcagattgtgtgtgtgtgtgtcagattgtgtgtgtgtgtgtgtgtgtcagattgtgtgtgtgtcagattgtgtgtgtgtcagattgtgtgtgtgtgtgtgtgtcagattgtgtgtgtgtcagattgtGTACCTGTCTCCTCTCTTATAGGGGCAGCTGTATTTGGGGTAGTTGTACAGTTCAGTGAGTCGTTGATGAAACTTCTCTCGGATCTCACACTGATCCAGGAACGGTAGGGAGAGTTTATTCTGCTCCTCTACaaatgcctacacacacacaaacgtacacacgtacacacacacgtacacacacacacacacacacacacatatacacacacgtatacacacatgtacagaacacacacgcacacacacacattgtataaagggataaaaacattaaaataaataaataaatagatttattattattattattattattattattattgtttctgttCTTCTTGTGTCACCTTGGTCTCCTCACTATCAGGATCCTCCAGCCACCAGTACGGATCAGAGATCTTTACACCATGATAATCATCCACCTgagacacagacgcacacacacagacgcacacacacagacgcacacacacagacgcacacacacagacgcacacacacagacgcacacacacagacgcacacacacagacacacacacacaaacacacagacacacagacgcacacacacgcacacagacgcacagacacacacacactcatggttaatttaaataatcatgACAACATGAGAAAGGAATGTGAGCTCCTCAAAttttccatagtgtgtgtgtgtgtgtgtgtgtgtgtgtgtgtgtgtgtgtgaaacccaTGCTCACCTTATTCTCGTCTCTTCGTGCTTCCGGGTATTTGAAAGCCATGTAGAAGGTTCAGAGTTTTTCTGTCCTTTCAGCTAATTTCTTGCTTGTGTGttcgggagtgtgtgtgtgtgtgtgtgtgtgtgtgtgtgtgtgtgtgtgtgtgtgtttgtgtatttttgtgtatatttgtgtatatctgtgtgtagaCACTAATCAGTGATTCAGCTGCCGTATGTAAAGTGAAAGCAAAAGCAAATCAGCCTccccccccacctctctctgtctgttccagtgtgacaggaagtgatgtcagtAGATGTAGCCCTGTTTGCTATaatattcgtgtgtgtgtgtgtgtgtgtgtgtgtgtgtgtgtgtgtgtgtaaaaatcatgTTGCTTTAAAGTTACATCAGTTGAACCTCCAACATGCACCTTTTTTTTGCAGCTCTTAAATCTAGAGCttgatttatttagttatttttagaTGGTGTCtgaattcttttttctctttttgttttaaatatatctttatgtgtgtttgaatatgaagtgtgtacagagtgtgctGAGTCTATacagagtgtgtagagtgtgtgtcgAGGGTGTGTCAATtttgtatagagtgtgtgtcgAGTGTGAGTCGATTTTGTATAGCGTGTGTGTCAAGTGTGTCGATTTTGTATAGAGTCTGTATAGAGTGTGGGTCGAGTGTGTATCAATTTTGAAtagagtgtgtatagagtgtgtgtcgagtgtgtgttgattttgtatagagtgtgtgttgagtgtgtgtcaattttgtatagtgtgtgtgtcaattTTGTATAGAGTGTGTCGAGTGTGTATcgagtgtgtgtggattttgtatagagtgtgtgtctagtgtgtgtgtggagcgtGTGTGGATtttgtatagagtgtgtgtcgATTTGGTGCAGAGtctgtatagagtgtgtgtcgAGTGTGTAGCAATtttgtatagagtgtgtgtcgAGTGTGTAGATTTTAGTGAAATATGTTTATGTAACAATGTTGAAGTGTGTTATTGAtagaagggttagggttagggttagggttagggttagacactagcaataacaacacacacattaacgtCTGCTGCTTTTGTCCTACTCAGGTGTTTATTCACACTTCAGACTCGAGCCCTTGGGACTGACTCGGGTTCCGGACGACTAACGAACTTTACCTGAAACAGGCTGAAAATGTGACGGAGTTTCCCTCGAGGGCAAAAACACAAAGACTGTGATGCATTTCAAACTGAGCTGCAACACAACACCGAGTGTGTTTCATTTCTTGTTCCACATGTTTCAGATATCACACAGTGAACAGTGACCGAGTGGAACAGCACTGTGGATGTGTCACACAACACATTTAATCTCTgctgctgttttatttacacagcATCGGCTTTCTTTTACGTGTCTAACATGAAAAACGCTTCAAATCGTTCTCAGATCAGGACGAGCAGAAATCACAGAGCGCTTACTGAACATTTACATtcctcacttcacacacacaccagacgcTGAATCACATCCAAACTTAATGTAGTATTTAGT
Coding sequences within it:
- the LOC132860882 gene encoding prolyl endopeptidase-like, whose protein sequence is MAFKYPEARRDENKVDDYHGVKISDPYWWLEDPDSEETKAFVEEQNKLSLPFLDQCEIREKFHQRLTELYNYPKYSCPYKRGDRYFYFHNKGLQNQDVLYVQDSLNSPASVFFDPNKLSEDGTVALKMGRLSEECEYFAYGLSSAGSDWVTVKFMKADDVTQLPDVLERVKFSCLAWSHDARGIFYNCYPLQQGKADGTETTTNLNQKLYYHVIGTSQSEDVLVAEFPEHPKWCSSVTISDDGRYAILSITEGCEPVNQLWYCDLHQLPNGISGLLPWVKLVDTFEAQYSYVTNEGTVFTFQTNLEAPRYCVINIDLQKPERENWSTLIPEHDKDVLGFVECVNQNFLLLNYLHDVKDTLHLYELASGRWVRELPLDVGTVVGISCKKKHTDFFYKFTSFTTPGIIYHYDLSKPEAEPTVFRQVEVKGVQFSDYQTTQVFYPSKDGTKIPMFLVHARGLQKDGSHPVFLYGYGGFENSIQPYYNTANLLFVRHLGGILAVANIRGGGEYGQTWHKAGNLANKQNCFDDFQCAAEFLIQQKFTTENRIAINGASNGGLLVAACVNQRPDLFGCAVAEVGVMDMLKFHKFTIGHAWTTDYGCADDPEQFKWLIKYSPLHNLPSVDSEGPPFPAILLLTADHDDRVVPLHTLKYTATLQYGVGRRANQKQPLLVRVDTRSGHGAGKPTAKAILEDTHIFSFIAQTLGLCWRE